One genomic segment of Dysosmobacter sp. Marseille-Q4140 includes these proteins:
- a CDS encoding helix-turn-helix domain-containing protein: MPILSERFYQMSNAIFCYDLKPIPLAVYSYLVCCAGQKDLCWPSIKTIALHCNCSENAARDAVKQLVDRGFIRKVKTSRCARNGKWLQGNNHYYILPLPALPTAGHRAGRSSTAGDGGEVYQQDEG; the protein is encoded by the coding sequence ATGCCGATTCTTAGTGAACGATTTTATCAAATGAGCAATGCCATCTTCTGCTATGATCTGAAGCCAATCCCACTGGCAGTATACAGCTACCTGGTTTGCTGCGCCGGGCAGAAAGATCTATGCTGGCCCAGCATCAAGACCATCGCACTGCACTGTAACTGCTCGGAAAACGCTGCGCGGGATGCAGTCAAGCAGTTGGTGGATCGTGGATTCATCCGCAAGGTCAAGACTTCACGGTGTGCAAGGAATGGTAAGTGGCTCCAGGGTAACAACCACTACTACATCCTGCCGTTGCCTGCGCTTCCCACTGCGGGGCATCGTGCAGGCAGGAGCTCCACCGCAGGAGATGGTGGGGAAGTGTATCAACAAGACGAAGGATAA